The Zingiber officinale cultivar Zhangliang chromosome 2A, Zo_v1.1, whole genome shotgun sequence genomic sequence ACTGGTACTCTTCGAATTCCTTCTCTTTACAGATTGCAATCTGATCCGAGATTTGATTGGTGATGCATATGACTTCGTTCGCAATCAAACCTCTAATGTGATTGATTTCAGATGATTAAATCTATGTATCGATGATCTAAGCGTTTCTCCTGATCTGAATacgagttttcaaaatcaaaacagAGTTGGTTGAAATCGATGATTTCTATTCTGAATCTTTTGAGATAGGACGCTTTATGTCGTTTTTTCCACATCTCTTTCTCGGGTAATATTTGACTGCTGCTAGATCTAAATTTAGGGCTTGATATTTCTCTGTTATTGTAATGCCGATTCGATAAGTTACTCACACCAGAAGGTAGTGAGCAGATCGGGTACTTTTCTGTATGCCTGGTTCTAACTGAATCCTGAGATCGGGAACGATCTCTAACGTCTGTGTCAAAAGACAAATCCTATTCGTAAAATTGTTTTCAATGTTTGAACGCAAACATTTCTTTTGTCTCCACTCTCTTAGTCGTGAGATCGAAGTTGGAATTTCAGCCTTTTCAATTTGGATTAAACTAACCAAACAAAAAGGTACGAGGAGGACGTCTGGACGGAGGTGGCCAAGTATCTGGATGGTAGTGATTTGGTCAGGCTAGGTCTGACCAACCGCTGGTTCCACCGTCTGATCAACGAGGAGAGCGTCTGGAAGTATGCCTGCCTAAGGGACCTCCACGTCCCTCCGCCTCTCCGTGTGTCTTTCCCGTGGAAGCAGCTCTACGCCTCTGCCTTCGGTATTAATCTCCGGCCTTTTTTCTAACGCACCACCTCCGTCTCGCATCCTCCAGCCTAACCCACGCCTTCACCCTTCAGATGGCAGCCACTCTTATTCCTTCCGTCACAAGGAGAAGCACATCGGTGAGAATGCAAGTACTAGCACTTCCCTTTATGCCTTGTTCAGTTTGCTGCTAATTGATTCCCTTGTCGAACCGTTAGATCGGATGAGAATAGGGGCTTTCTTCTTAGAATCGCCCGTTGTTCTGCTATCGGAGACTCTGACTCTGCCTAAGAGGCTCCCGCGGCCCCATGACGACCGTGCGAAGACGATTCAGTGCACGGGCACGTGTCTGTTGACCGACGCCCGGACCGGAATCTGGATCGCCGGTAAGCCAATCCCCCACCGTGATCTCGACTTGCTTCTTTTATCATTCTTCTCCGACTTGAGCAATGGAGGTTTCAGATCTGCAACTGGTTCGGTGCCCTGTGTGCAACCTGAACACGTGCGAAGGTACAGCTGGCGGCCCTGCCCATAGAAGCAAGTTTGTGAGGGTTCACGGAAGAGATGAGAATGCATCTACTGCGCAGGGACGATGCAGGTACTAGACGCGAGACACGCGGAGCTGTTCCTAGAGCAGGGGTACAAGGACGGCAGCTGGGACTACGAGGACATTGGTTCCAGCCGGATCGAGAAGTCTGCCGGCGCTGCCACTGGGGCAATCTTCGACGTGAAGCACCTCCTTGAACCTTCTACCGTTGGTAACCCTCCGCCACATTACAGTACTCATTGTATATGCTTTCTTCCTGGTGTATATATTATGAAGTGAGGAGACTCTGGCGGTGCTTTGCTTTTTCCAAATCAGGGGTGATGGATGCGAAGGCGTGGGTGGGGCAGCAGGACGACTGGCAGCCGAAGGCGAGGCTGTCGATCCATGCCGTGGCCGTCAACACCAACCTGCAGGCAAACGAGGGTGAGAATGCAGGTCTCTCTCAACCTTTTGTCTAGTTGACAACGTCGAATCCTGAATTGCTGTAATGGTGCAGGTCTTCAAGTGAGATTCCAGACGATGACAAGCTCGGGAACGGACCAAAAGGTGGTTTCAATTAGAATCTCgcaacaactcatttaattacttGATATTCTAGATATCACACCACACAAATGCACAAGTACATCGTATagcactttttttaaaaaaacagagggaaaaaaaaaaagaaaattggtTAACCTTCAATCTGGTAGCTATAAGCGAGGCAGCCAAGAAACTGTATGGTTTGGAATAGAATAAATTCCTCTTTTGTTATCCAAATAGAATAAATTCTTGTGACATTATATGTGACTCATGAACTTGAATATAAAGATGATATAGTGACAAGATAGCTAAAAGAGGTCTAAACGCCACGGGATTAACTTTCTCAGTTTTAATTACTTAATTTAGGAGTATAATTAACCATAATTAAAAGTCCTTCATAGACAATTCATAAACTCTAACAAAATCAATGTCAATTCAATCATGATTGAAAAAGTTAAGAAGTTACTTTAGAGAGCTTGCATAAAACAATTTCCAAAGAAAATACTTTATGAAAATAGAATTGATAGCACAAAATATGAACACAGCAGGCGTTTAAATCATACAAGCACAAGTACTTATCGAGCACACCATAGGCACAGACAATTATGATATTATATATGTATTTGTATATGTTTTTTTGAAGAAAAAACGTGAAATTTATTGATGGATCAAATAGGGAAGGAACTTGTTAGAACTGGAAGTCATTCCAGAGATTCGAGAACCACTGGGCCCAGCTACCTTCGACTTCATCTTCTGCCTCGTCATGAGAATCGGAAACTTGTTGTTCCCCAGGAGCTGACGAAATCATGTCGTTGCCGTAGGAGATGACTATCCCTCTGTTGCTGCCGGCGTCATCGCCGCCACCCTGATGGCCGAGACGTACGCCCACGATCTTGCTGCCGCTGTGGACGACGGTGCCGCCGGCAGAGATGTCGTAGACGCGGAAGCCGTCGGCGGGGACGACGACTTCATCGCGTAGGGCAGCATCGGCCCGTTTGCGGTCGGCGTGGACGAGTTGGGAGAAGGGGACGGCGAGGCGGGTGGCGGCGGATAGGATGAGGAGGGCGGAGATGACGGAGAGGGAGACGGCGATCTTGGCCGCGGCCATGGCTCGATCGATGCGATCGGAAATGAGGAGGCGGTGGCGTTGGTCAACGGTAGGTGGCGGGAGAGAGGAGTCTTTGAGGGACCAAAATTATAAGGACAATGGGAAGGAAGTTGGTCAATGAACGGCAAACAAATTCCGAGCGTCCGTCTTTGTTTCAATACAAAAATACAATGAAAAAGAGTGGTTATGCCAAAGTCGACGGAGGTAAATATTTGTTTTTTGGTTTTCTCTATTGTTCCAGCTGTGTATTTTCTCTGAAGAAAGGACGAATCAGAGTAATTGTACGGaagtaaagattttttttataggCTACTTTACTCAAAAATAGGAAAAGGATCAATTAATAAGTCAGTAATGTATCTTGttgtataaatttattttctctGAAGAAAGGACGAATCAGAGTAATTGTACGGaagtaaagattttttttataggCTACTTTACTCAAAAATAGGAAAAGGATCAATTAATAAGTCAGTAATGTATCTTGTTGTATAAATTTATGATCCATACAAAAAAATATCGGGcggagcattttttttttttttacctccgCAGACTGTACAGTTAGTTCAGTCATCTATAAATTTATGGCTGGGAAATTTGTTTTCATTATCaatgaaataattattttatgatctaattttttaaataaatacaaaaattaatatctaattaattattGATCCTGTACCATTGGATATTATAGAAGTCGAGACTTCTTACACATAGTTCAAAATTCTCATCATATCTTATCTCCTGCAGTAATGATTAATAGTCATTCATTATTTACCTCCTTCGTATTAATCTATGGATGAGTTGATGGGGGTACTGGGGGCGAGTCAATCGCCTTGCCACATGGATTACAAAAATTCGGTCTCCTCGAGgcagtgcgatggttaagacatgggacATTGCCACATAAGGTCTTGGGACCAAAACTCGACGTGTCTGAGCATGTCTCCCTCCATTCCTTGCCActtacactaatggctagtagtcacctgtgatttacctcctccgtattggcctagggacgggtttacgggggcgctgggggcgagcgaatcgccttttgccacatggatTACAAAAACTcggtcccctcggggcggtgcggtAGTTGAGGCAtggggtgttgtcacatgaggtcttagggtcgaaactcggcgcgtCCGAGCATGTCCTCTCTCATGCCTtaaccatttgcactaatggctagaaGTCACCCGTAATTTACCTTATCCATGTTGGTctagggacggattgacggggacgCTAGGAGCGAGTGAACCGTCTTTTTCCACATGGATTACAAAACTTCACCCCCGGGGCTATGGTACAGTAGCAGAGTATTCAGATTATCATTCAAATACTCACGGTTCGATCCCTAGCTATGACAAATTTATAGGAATTTTCCACCAAATGGACGCATAATCAAAGGATACTGAGTTTTTGGTCACCTGCCACAagcgcttcctgatttaccctaATGGCCGGTGGGAAAATTTCGTGGGGTCAAGCTGGTCACCCCCAAAattagtcaatgaggctaactgggttTATCATGGATTACAAAAACTcagtcccctcggggcggtgtgATAGTTGAGGCATGGAGTGTTGTCACATGAGGTATTGGGGTTAAAACTCGACGTGTTCGAGCATACCCTCCCCTATGTCTTGACCACTTTCACTAATAGCTagtagtcacccatgatttacctcctccgtgttggcctagagaCGGATAGGCGGGGGCGCTGAAGGCGAGCGAATCATCTTTTTTTACCACATAGATTACAAAAATTCAAAGGGTCAAGGCATAATCCATGCGAGAGGGCAGAATAAGGTTAATAGTCAATTCTTGGCCCAGTAGAAATCCTAatctttgtaggttctccacatacccaatcatttggagcacataaggccctacggaACTTTCTTCTTATATCttgcattgaaatagagccttagagatctcaaatctctcatccCTTGCCTATCCCTGATATAGttatctaagatgttcaaccatatcataggcatccatgttctcatgttgcttttgaagctcagagttcatggggGCAAGTATAaaacatgatacatctaatgtatcatcttgatacttcttataagcatccttatctgTTCTAGTGGAAGTAGTGGGGGTGTTTCAGGAATAGGTTGCTCTAAGGCGtataattttctttcttgcttgagaactattttcAAGTTTaggtaccagtctaggaagttagctccattgagcttgtccttatcaaggacatatCGTAGAAATAGTGTATTTGATGTATTTGATGACATgatgatctacaacaataaaatacagAAAAAGTATCATACTCAGATTATTTAATTAAtcctttaattaaataattctcccactaaattctaaaacttggtaggagcaagtcactactagctctaaacccaAAAGCAAAGATATTCAagtggaacaagatccacattatacctcatcttgagttagctttggctaatcgcccaagacttgtataaattaggtaggcaGCGTGTATCAATTGAACAAGATCCATATTAcatctcatcttgagttagctttggctaatcgcccaagatttgtataatttagacaacgtttaccaattacatcatatgtaatTCTTGTATAGTTAGATGAACAAGACTATTTATTCATTTGCCGATCtcatgaaatccatattataactcatcttgagttagctttgactaatcacccaagactagtataatttgaattacattgtatgggtatgcctctaagttctcaatccaattgagataatttagttaagtcacacctaaagttcaatagtcggacatcacaattgtcctgtcgcactctatCAAGATAAAATTGTTGATTGCTActtgaaaaacctagaggttccactgtacaaaaattttgtacaaaggtctgaacctttttctagctaccatgtgttcttttaaattaaattttggatcgcctgcggaacttaacacgtttgatccaaaacttaatctattcgttcttttaggttttgacttaggtctcctgcggaacttaacacgttcgacccaaatcaccttaagttattaattccattaaatattaattttcataattggttcccagtactgacgtggcgaggcacacgaccttcttggatatgggagcaaccaccaccgactagacaaaaccttttatggaaagctaatatttaatttcctaaaataactttaggttaaccaaaaagaacaatcaaatcacaaggataaataaaacaaaagaatacaacatcgaaaaacatattcgaaatactagaatcgtaagcctcttgtatttggtattatttccataaataactagtatgatgcggaaaggaaaaaattactagttataccttctagaaagacctcttgatcttctaccgtattcctcttctaacctcggacattgtgtgggcaacgatcttccgagatgagaaaacaccaaccaccttcttctcctcctagctaggttcggccacaataaggaagctttaccaaggatgaagaacaaaacatcaaccaagctccaagagatgcaagctttctctccttcttcttcttcttctccaagtagtatccgaccaccacaagagctccaagggagatgaaggattcggccaccacaagaggaagagagggagaggatgatggccggccacaacaccaaggaaaagagggagagaaataatagaggttgtatctcatgaaggcaccctcaccccttcttttatattccttagccttggtaaattaggaaatttaattacaataaaatttccttaatttccttgacatgatttaattgagaaaaataaaataaaatttcccaattaaactataatggtcggccacatcatggaggaataaattagacaagttttaatcaacaaattaaaacttcctaatttgtttccggaaattttaaaaataaaatttctcttcaaaaatctcttcatggttgataaaaagaaatttctataattttaatttttcaacatgtgaataatttttaaagagaaataaaatatctcaccaatctacaaataaggaaagagatttaatctctttctttaatcttttgtagatcctttacaagagagatattttaattttaattctctttaaattatatcttccacataataaaaattaaaattaaaattcttttaaatttaatatggctggccccctctagcttgggttcaagctagggccagccccctttaggtgggtatagaaggtgggtataggtgggtatagtactctataaataagaggctacgatagggaccgagaggaggaattggttttggtctcccgataaaattaagcatcccgtgttcgccccgaacacacaacttaattttatcaataataattcattccactagagaactattattgaactaccgcaccaatcccaaattacatttttgggctccttcttattatgagtgtgttagtctccctgtgtttaagatatcgaatgtccactaattaagtgagttactgacaactcatttaattaatatcttagtccaagagtagtaccactcaaccttatcgtcatgtcggactaagtccacctgcagggtttaacatgacaatccttatgagctcctcttggggacattatcaacctagtatcgttaggacacagttttcttctataatcaacaacacacactataagtgatatcatttcccaacttatcgggtttattgattcattgaactaaatctcacccattgataaattaaagaaataaatattaaatatatgtgcttgttattatattaggattaagagcacacacttccataataactgagatatatgttcctttataaagtcagtataaaagaaacaacctcaaatggtcctactcaatacactctaagtgtactagtgtaattatatagtcaagataaactaattcctaattacactacgaccttccaatggttcgttcctttccattttggtcgtgagctactgtttataatttataaggtactgataacatcatcttctatatgtgacaccacatactatattatctacaatataaattaattgaacaactacaaacaaatgtagataaattgaccaaatgtgactctttatttaacataaatgtttacaaaagcttaggctttcagtatacactccaacaatctcccacttatactaatgactaagctgccatatcttctaccatacatctgattcccattccctccacatgtcgatcgaaagctttcgccggaagggccttagtgaaaggatctgccaagttatcgactgatgcaatcttggggatgacaacttctcctcgcttcacgatatctcgtatcaggtggtacttgcgctctatatgtttacttgtcttatgagctcgtggttccttcgagtttgcaactgctccactattatcacaataaattgtgatgattttgggcaaaccaggaatcacatctaagtccattagaaagttcctgagccatactgcttctttagctgcctcagaggctatgacatactcagcttccatggttgagtctgaaacgcatttctgcttaacactcctccatgaaatggctccacctcctaaagtaaacacatagcctgatgtagacttactgttgtccttatctgattggcaatctgaatccgtgtaacccacagggagcaaatcgtctgcttggtaaactagcatataatctctagtccttctcaggtactttaatatatgctttaccgcagtccaatgtccttgtccagggttactctgatatctgctgaccatgcccatggcaaaacaaatatcaagtctcgtacatagcattgcatacataagacttcctacagccgaggcataaggaactgctttcatgtcttctatctcctttgatgtcttaggagacatctctttagatagagctattccatgcctaaaaggtaagaaacctttcttggaatcctgcat encodes the following:
- the LOC122040829 gene encoding probable F-box protein At3g61730 gives rise to the protein MRSEVRKESMGGQQSRGAQTTELKETRGGGEIQPSSKRHRICRCSPRSAFLARHSCFNWYEEDVWTEVAKYLDGSDLVRLGLTNRWFHRLINEESVWKYACLRDLHVPPPLRVSFPWKQLYASAFDGSHSYSFRHKEKHIDRMRIGAFFLESPVVLLSETLTLPKRLPRPHDDRAKTIQCTGTCLLTDARTGIWIADLQLVRCPVCNLNTCEGTMQVLDARHAELFLEQGYKDGSWDYEDIGSSRIEKSAGAATGAIFDVKHLLEPSTVGVMDAKAWVGQQDDWQPKARLSIHAVAVNTNLQANEGLQVRFQTMTSSGTDQKVVSIRISQQLI